In Denitratisoma sp. DHT3, one DNA window encodes the following:
- a CDS encoding 4Fe-4S dicluster domain-containing protein has translation MKYDIPKSDRQVSMVLDLNKCLGCQTCSVACKKMWNTDAGTDYAYWNNVETMPGKGFPADIHDPDTAGRNLAGETKRGKLPSIDTGYGRAWKFNHQEALASTAQPVKVWIKPKEEVKWGPNFDEDEGKGNYPKDNHYFYLPRLCNHCTHPACLDACPRAAIHKRKEDGIVLVNQDKCHGYRFCVEACPYKKVYYDHVRQVSSKCIFCLPRVEEGVAPACARQCPGRLRFVGYRDDQDGPIWKLVEKWKVAIPLHPEYGLGPNVFYVPPMSPPQLDDQGRPTGQPRIPLAYLESLFGAAVKPALDVLLAEREKKKRGEPSELMDLLIAYDWNDNFKLAPRHREVLA, from the coding sequence ATGAAATACGACATCCCAAAATCCGATCGCCAGGTCTCCATGGTCCTGGATCTCAACAAGTGCCTGGGCTGCCAAACCTGTTCCGTGGCCTGCAAGAAGATGTGGAACACCGACGCGGGCACCGACTACGCCTACTGGAACAACGTCGAGACCATGCCGGGCAAGGGGTTCCCGGCCGACATCCACGATCCGGACACGGCGGGGCGCAACCTGGCCGGGGAGACCAAGCGCGGCAAACTGCCCAGCATCGACACCGGCTACGGCCGGGCCTGGAAGTTCAACCACCAGGAGGCCCTGGCCTCCACGGCGCAGCCGGTGAAGGTGTGGATCAAACCCAAGGAGGAAGTGAAGTGGGGCCCCAACTTCGACGAGGACGAAGGCAAGGGCAATTACCCCAAGGACAACCACTACTTCTATCTGCCGCGGCTGTGCAACCACTGCACCCATCCGGCCTGCCTGGATGCCTGCCCCCGCGCCGCGATCCACAAGCGCAAGGAAGACGGCATCGTGCTGGTGAATCAGGACAAGTGCCACGGCTACCGTTTCTGCGTCGAGGCCTGTCCCTACAAGAAGGTCTATTACGACCACGTGCGGCAGGTGTCGTCCAAGTGCATCTTCTGCCTGCCGCGGGTGGAGGAGGGCGTCGCCCCGGCCTGCGCGCGCCAGTGTCCAGGCCGCCTGCGCTTCGTCGGCTACCGGGACGACCAGGACGGCCCGATCTGGAAGCTGGTGGAGAAATGGAAGGTGGCCATCCCGCTGCATCCGGAATACGGCCTGGGCCCCAATGTCTTCTACGTCCCCCCCATGAGCCCGCCGCAACTGGATGACCAGGGGCGGCCGACCGGCCAGCCACGGATTCCCCTGGCCTATCTGGAATCGCTCTTCGGCGCGGCGGTGAAGCCGGCTCTCGACGTCCTCTTGGCCGAACGGGAAAAGAAGAAGCGCGGCGAGCCCAGCGAGCTCATGGATCTCCTGATCGCCTACGACTGGAACGACAACTTCAAACTGGCGCCCCGTCATCGGGAAGTGCTGGCTTAA